The Actinomycetota bacterium genome includes a region encoding these proteins:
- the recR gene encoding recombination mediator RecR: MSVFSPLVQRLVDELNRLPGIGPKSAQRLALHVLRAPSDDVERLASAMREVKLKITFCRTCFNLAEGMLCPICSASGRDLAIVCVVEEIKDLAAIERTAEFKGVYHVLGGCISPLDGIGPEDLRVRELLERVGTDAVSEVILATSPSVEGEATAMYLSRLLKPLGMKVTRIASGLPVGGDLDYADEVTLGRALEGRREV, encoded by the coding sequence GTGTCCGTCTTCTCACCACTGGTCCAGCGGCTGGTGGACGAACTCAACCGGCTTCCCGGCATCGGCCCGAAGAGCGCACAGCGCCTCGCCCTTCACGTCCTTCGCGCTCCCTCCGACGACGTGGAGCGGCTGGCGTCGGCAATGCGGGAGGTGAAGCTGAAGATCACGTTCTGCCGGACGTGCTTCAACCTTGCTGAGGGAATGCTGTGCCCGATCTGTTCGGCCTCCGGCCGCGACCTCGCGATCGTCTGCGTGGTGGAGGAGATCAAGGATCTGGCGGCCATCGAGCGCACGGCGGAGTTCAAAGGCGTCTACCACGTCCTCGGCGGCTGCATCTCCCCCCTGGACGGGATCGGGCCAGAGGATCTGCGCGTGCGCGAGCTGCTGGAGCGGGTGGGAACAGACGCCGTGTCCGAGGTGATACTCGCGACGTCGCCCAGCGTCGAGGGCGAAGCGACCGCGATGTACCTCAGCCGCCTGCTGAAGCCTCTGGGGATGAAGGTCACGCGCATCGCTTCCGGGCTCCCGGTCGGCGGTGACCTCGACTATGCCGACGAGGTGACCCTCGGACGCGCGCTCGAGGGGCGCCGCGAGGTCTGA
- the dnaX gene encoding DNA polymerase III subunit gamma/tau — MTYLSLYRKWRPATFTDVPDPYATGSCPHLGQEHVTETLAGALREDRVAHAYLFSGPKGTGKTSTARILAKSLNCEKGPTPEPCGKCVQCREISDGISLDVFEMDAASHTSVDDVRSIRDSIPLASASGGRKVYIIDEAHQLSTPAFNALLKILEEPPSHVVFVLCTTESHKLPATVVSRCQRFEFRRISASLLSGHLSAIAEQEGFKVEPAALALIARHARGSARDALALLDQAAGSAQGSITRQDVVQMVGEAPEDVLMGLVSAIAAQDVAEVFRQVEAIVERGWDPRQLLRQLMEQFRSLFLVSHGAHHVLDADEQAAVRLRELVQVFTPAHLEWVLRVLGEAQADVRSASHPRLTLEVTLARAACLQADTAPLVARVERLERVILQGGHGPQAPAVQVAPTAATTSAPPRPRTTAAGPPPAPANGASQATPAADIPQPAPTQADDEPQRPEAEAQQQPADPAEKGLQEQWDAFLAGVRARKRTTHALIKEAWPLEVNEGVLVVGFERSFHAEAIQKTEHTAHLAAASKEAFGRSLKLRPEVKPGTNPAKAQVAAPVAATPDELVMKGLGAEIVEETDV; from the coding sequence ACGCGACGGGGTCCTGTCCCCATCTCGGTCAGGAGCACGTGACCGAGACTCTGGCGGGGGCGTTGCGTGAGGACCGGGTCGCCCACGCCTACCTGTTCTCGGGACCCAAGGGAACGGGCAAGACTTCGACGGCCAGGATCCTCGCGAAGTCGTTGAACTGCGAAAAGGGTCCCACCCCGGAGCCCTGCGGCAAGTGCGTCCAGTGCCGGGAGATCTCAGACGGCATCTCTCTGGACGTCTTCGAGATGGACGCCGCCTCACACACGTCCGTCGACGACGTCCGGTCGATCCGCGACTCGATACCCCTGGCGTCGGCGTCCGGGGGCCGGAAGGTCTACATCATCGACGAGGCGCACCAGCTGTCCACGCCGGCGTTCAACGCGCTGCTCAAGATCCTCGAAGAGCCTCCGTCCCACGTCGTGTTCGTCCTGTGCACCACCGAGTCCCACAAGCTGCCGGCGACCGTGGTGTCCCGGTGCCAGCGATTCGAGTTCAGGAGGATCTCGGCGTCGCTGCTCTCCGGTCACCTCTCGGCGATCGCCGAGCAGGAAGGCTTCAAGGTCGAACCGGCCGCGCTGGCGCTCATCGCCCGCCACGCCCGCGGCTCGGCCCGCGACGCCCTGGCCCTGTTGGACCAGGCCGCGGGATCGGCACAGGGATCGATTACCCGTCAGGACGTCGTCCAGATGGTGGGCGAGGCGCCCGAGGACGTCCTGATGGGACTGGTGTCGGCGATCGCGGCGCAGGACGTCGCCGAGGTGTTCAGGCAGGTCGAGGCGATCGTGGAGCGTGGATGGGACCCCCGCCAGCTGCTGCGGCAGCTCATGGAGCAGTTCCGGTCGCTTTTCCTCGTCTCCCACGGCGCCCACCACGTCCTGGACGCCGACGAGCAGGCGGCCGTCCGCCTGCGGGAGCTGGTCCAGGTGTTCACGCCGGCTCACCTGGAGTGGGTGCTCCGGGTCCTGGGGGAGGCGCAGGCCGACGTGCGCTCGGCGTCCCACCCGCGGCTCACCCTCGAAGTGACTCTGGCCAGAGCGGCATGCCTTCAGGCCGATACGGCTCCCCTCGTCGCGCGGGTGGAGCGGCTCGAGCGGGTGATTCTGCAGGGGGGGCATGGTCCTCAGGCTCCGGCCGTCCAGGTGGCACCCACCGCTGCCACAACCTCAGCGCCGCCGCGGCCGCGCACGACGGCGGCCGGGCCCCCGCCGGCCCCGGCCAACGGAGCGTCACAGGCAACCCCCGCAGCGGACATTCCGCAGCCGGCCCCGACCCAAGCGGACGACGAGCCCCAGCGGCCGGAGGCCGAGGCGCAACAGCAGCCGGCCGACCCCGCGGAGAAGGGACTGCAGGAGCAGTGGGACGCGTTTCTGGCGGGAGTCCGGGCCCGCAAGCGGACCACGCACGCGCTGATAAAGGAGGCATGGCCGCTGGAGGTCAACGAAGGGGTGCTGGTAGTCGGCTTCGAGCGCAGCTTCCACGCCGAGGCCATCCAGAAGACCGAGCACACCGCGCACCTCGCGGCGGCGTCGAAGGAGGCCTTTGGCCGCTCGCTGAAGCTCCGGCCGGAGGTCAAGCCCGGGACCAACCCCGCCAAGGCGCAGGTCGCGGCCCCCGTGGCGGCGACGCCCGACGAGCTGGTCATGAAGGGGCTGGGGGCCGAGATCGTCGAGGAGACGGACGTCTAG